CGCGGCGGCGTTCCTTCTCGAGCCGAATCGCCTCCTCGGCGAGGTCGCGCGCGATCTGTTCGACGTCGCGGCCGACATAGCCGACTTCGGTGAACTTGGTCGCTTCTACCTTGACGAACGGTGCTTCGGCCAGCTTGGCAAGGCGGCGGCTGATCTCGGTCTTGCCGCAGCCCGTGGGGCCGATCATCAGGATGTTCTTGGGCGTGACCTCGTCGCGCAGTTCGGCACCCAGCCGCTGACGGCGCCAGCGATTGCGCAGCGCCACGGCGACCGCGCGCTTGGCATCCTTCTGGCCGATGATGTGCTCGTCGAGTGCGGCGACGATCGCCTTCGGAGTGAGATTGTCGATCATGGGATAAATGAGCCTTAGACCGTCTCTACGGTCACATTGCCATTGGTGAAGACGCAGATGTCGGCGGCGACCTGCATCGCCTTACGCGCGATCACTTCGGCGTCTTCTTCATATTCGGTGAGCGCGCGGCCTGCAGCGAGCGCGTAATTCCCGCCCGATCCGATCGCGGCGATCCCGCCTTCGGGTTCGAGCACGTCGCCGTTGCCCGTCAACACCAACAAGGCATCCTTGTCGGCGACGATCATCAGCGCTTCCAGGTTGCGGAGGTATTTGTCGGTCCGCCAGTCCTTCGCGAGCTCCACCGCGGCGCGCATCAGCTGGCCGGAATACTGCTCGA
This region of Altererythrobacter sp. CAU 1644 genomic DNA includes:
- the hslV gene encoding ATP-dependent protease subunit HslV — its product is MSEEKASHGLIQWHGTTIIGVRKDGKTVIAGDGQVSMGNTVMKPNARKVRRIGEGGKVVAGFAGATADAFTLFERLEKKLEQYSGQLMRAAVELAKDWRTDKYLRNLEALMIVADKDALLVLTGNGDVLEPEGGIAAIGSGGNYALAAGRALTEYEEDAEVIARKAMQVAADICVFTNGNVTVETV